In the Agrococcus sp. Marseille-Q4369 genome, one interval contains:
- a CDS encoding potassium-transporting ATPase subunit F, which yields MIVFELLAAGLAIAAVVYLVFALVKPERF from the coding sequence GTGATCGTATTCGAGCTCCTCGCTGCCGGTCTCGCCATCGCCGCAGTCGTCTATCTTGTGTTCGCCCTCGTGAAGCCGGAGCGTTTCTGA
- the kdpA gene encoding potassium-transporting ATPase subunit KdpA, whose amino-acid sequence MEWGLLIAGVATLALALGLLYRPVGDYMAWTFTTRKDWGVERGIYKVIGVDPNQEQSWQAYLRSVLYFSIVGVLLLFLLQRTQQWLPYSLGNENVESGVAFNTAISFVTNTNWQAYSGEALSYTVQFAGLAVQNFVSAATGIAVAIALVRGFAYRRSGTIGNFWVDLVRGTFRILLPMSIVAAIVLIAGGVVQNFNGYVDVTTITGGTQTIPGGPVASQEAIKELGTNGGGFYNANASHPFENPTGWTSLFQCFLILLIPFSLPRAFGKIVGDNRQGYAILAVMGTLYLASTFTLAAFEFAGRGTAPELAGAAMEGKETRFGLVQSVIYASTTTLTSTGSVNSMHDSYTALGGMMPMLNMLLGEIAPGGVGAGLYGMLIIAVIAVFVAGLLVGRTPEYLGKKIGPREMKLASMYILVMPILVLGGVALSFAIPALRGSIVDESLANTGSHGLSEVIYAFASASNNNGSAFAGLTASTPWLTAALGVAMLLGRFLPIALVLALAGSLAAQDKVPATAGTLPTHRPLFVGLTVGTAVLVTALVFFPVLTLGPLAEGLL is encoded by the coding sequence ATGGAGTGGGGACTTCTCATCGCGGGCGTCGCCACGCTCGCCCTCGCCCTCGGTCTGCTGTATCGCCCCGTCGGGGATTACATGGCCTGGACCTTCACGACACGAAAGGACTGGGGTGTCGAGCGCGGCATCTACAAGGTCATCGGTGTCGATCCGAATCAGGAGCAGTCTTGGCAGGCGTATCTGCGATCGGTGCTGTACTTCTCGATCGTCGGCGTGCTTCTGCTTTTCCTACTGCAACGCACCCAGCAGTGGTTGCCGTACTCCCTCGGTAACGAGAACGTCGAATCGGGGGTCGCGTTTAACACGGCGATCTCGTTTGTGACGAACACGAACTGGCAGGCGTATTCGGGTGAGGCGCTGTCCTACACTGTCCAGTTCGCTGGTCTCGCCGTGCAGAACTTCGTGTCGGCGGCGACCGGCATCGCTGTCGCGATCGCCCTCGTGCGTGGTTTCGCGTACCGGAGGTCGGGGACGATCGGCAACTTCTGGGTCGACCTCGTTCGCGGCACGTTCCGCATCCTGCTGCCGATGTCGATCGTTGCAGCGATCGTTCTGATCGCCGGCGGTGTCGTGCAGAACTTCAACGGATACGTTGATGTGACCACAATCACCGGGGGCACGCAGACGATCCCGGGTGGCCCGGTCGCTTCCCAGGAAGCGATCAAGGAACTGGGCACGAACGGCGGTGGCTTCTACAACGCCAACGCTTCGCACCCGTTCGAGAACCCGACCGGCTGGACCAGCCTGTTCCAGTGCTTCCTGATCCTGCTGATCCCGTTCTCTCTTCCCCGTGCGTTCGGGAAGATCGTGGGCGACAACCGTCAGGGATACGCGATCCTCGCCGTCATGGGCACCCTTTACCTTGCCTCGACGTTCACGCTTGCCGCGTTCGAGTTCGCCGGCCGCGGCACCGCGCCCGAACTCGCCGGCGCGGCGATGGAAGGCAAGGAAACCCGCTTCGGCCTGGTGCAGTCCGTCATCTACGCCTCGACGACCACGCTGACTTCGACTGGGTCGGTGAACTCGATGCACGACTCCTACACTGCTCTTGGCGGAATGATGCCGATGCTGAACATGCTGCTGGGCGAGATCGCACCGGGTGGTGTGGGCGCAGGCCTGTACGGAATGCTGATCATCGCGGTGATTGCCGTGTTCGTCGCGGGGCTTCTCGTGGGCCGCACGCCGGAGTACCTGGGCAAGAAGATCGGCCCTCGTGAGATGAAGCTCGCGAGCATGTACATCCTCGTGATGCCGATCCTCGTTCTCGGCGGTGTGGCGCTCAGCTTCGCGATCCCCGCATTGCGGGGCAGCATCGTCGATGAGTCGCTTGCGAATACCGGATCGCACGGTCTGTCTGAGGTGATCTACGCGTTTGCCTCCGCGTCGAACAACAACGGGTCTGCGTTCGCGGGTTTGACGGCCAGCACTCCGTGGCTGACCGCCGCACTCGGCGTCGCGATGCTGCTGGGCCGGTTCCTGCCGATCGCTCTCGTCCTGGCGCTGGCCGGGTCGCTGGCCGCGCAGGACAAGGTCCCCGCCACGGCTGGCACGCTGCCGACACACCGCCCACTGTTCGTCGGCCTCACGGTCGGTACCGCGGTCCTGGTGACCGCACTCGTTTTCTTCCCCGTTCTCACGCTGGGTCCCCTGGCGGAAGGGCTGCTGTAA
- the kdpB gene encoding potassium-transporting ATPase subunit KdpB, translating into MSTITHTPSSPETAKQPATAAPRKTLTWAHVRAALPGALRKLNPRDQWRNPVMFIVWVGAALTTLLAITEPFLGGPAASGGTSVPWSFTWIIAVWLWLTVVFANLAESIAEGRGKAQADTLRKTRTSTTAHRLVSYHPTTDAPAEEALIKDVSSADLRLGDIVVVSAGELIPGDGDIVWGIASVDESAITGESAPVVRESGGDRSAVTGGTRVLSDRIVVSITSKPGETFVDRMIALVEGAARQRTPNEIALNILLASLSIVFVVVALTLNPIASYPASPASITVLVALLVCLIPTTIGALLSAIGIAGMDRLVQRNVLAMSGRAVEAAGDVTTLLLDKTGTITYGNRRASAFVRFNGVREQELIEAAALSSLADPTPEGKSIVDLAHSEGIDVTTDPRGEIVPFTAQTRMSGLDLSDGTQIRKGAGSAIVGWLEEDGARLPSSELAELDEHVEHISQSGGTPLVVAVKSANGTRRVLGVVHLKDIVKEGLTERFAELRAMGIRTVMVTGDNPLTAAAIAKEAGVDDFLAEATPEQKLAYIRKEQDGGNLVAMTGDGTNDAPALAQADVGVAMNTGTSAAKEAGNMVDLDSDPTKLIDIVAIGKQLLITRGALTTFSIANDIAKYFAIIPAIFMGVFPQLAALNIMGLHSPASAVLSAVIFNAIVIVFLVPLALRGVKYRPMNASKILGRNLAVYGLGGIITPFIGIWLIDLLVRLIPGF; encoded by the coding sequence ATGTCCACCATCACTCACACCCCGTCATCCCCAGAAACAGCGAAGCAGCCCGCAACGGCTGCTCCGCGAAAGACGCTCACCTGGGCGCACGTGCGCGCAGCGCTCCCCGGAGCACTGCGTAAGCTCAACCCTCGCGATCAGTGGCGCAACCCCGTCATGTTCATCGTTTGGGTCGGCGCCGCCCTCACGACACTGCTGGCGATCACCGAACCGTTCCTCGGCGGTCCCGCCGCCTCCGGCGGCACCAGCGTCCCGTGGTCGTTCACCTGGATCATCGCCGTCTGGCTGTGGCTGACCGTCGTGTTCGCGAACCTCGCCGAGTCGATCGCGGAAGGCCGTGGCAAAGCGCAGGCAGACACGCTGCGCAAAACCCGCACCAGCACCACGGCGCATCGTCTCGTCAGCTACCACCCGACTACGGATGCGCCGGCGGAGGAAGCCCTCATCAAAGATGTGTCATCGGCCGATCTACGTCTCGGAGACATCGTTGTTGTCTCGGCCGGAGAGCTGATCCCCGGTGACGGCGACATCGTCTGGGGCATCGCAAGCGTGGACGAATCCGCCATCACCGGCGAGTCCGCACCCGTAGTCCGTGAGTCCGGGGGTGACCGCTCCGCAGTCACCGGCGGCACCCGTGTGCTGTCGGACCGGATCGTAGTCAGCATCACCTCCAAGCCGGGCGAGACGTTCGTGGACCGGATGATCGCGCTCGTTGAAGGTGCCGCCCGCCAGCGCACTCCCAACGAGATCGCACTGAACATCCTGCTCGCGTCACTGTCGATCGTGTTCGTCGTCGTCGCGCTCACCCTCAACCCGATCGCGTCCTACCCGGCGAGCCCGGCGAGCATCACCGTCTTGGTCGCGCTGCTGGTCTGCCTCATCCCGACAACGATCGGCGCGTTGCTCTCGGCCATCGGCATCGCAGGGATGGATCGGCTGGTGCAGCGCAATGTGCTCGCGATGTCCGGACGTGCGGTCGAAGCAGCCGGTGACGTGACGACCCTGCTGCTGGACAAGACCGGCACCATCACCTACGGAAACCGCCGCGCCAGCGCCTTCGTCCGCTTCAACGGGGTCCGTGAACAGGAACTCATCGAAGCCGCCGCCCTATCCTCACTCGCCGACCCGACCCCTGAAGGCAAGTCCATCGTCGACCTCGCTCACTCCGAGGGCATCGACGTGACGACCGACCCTCGTGGTGAGATCGTGCCGTTCACCGCGCAGACCCGCATGTCGGGACTCGACTTGTCCGACGGCACGCAGATCCGCAAGGGCGCCGGGAGCGCGATCGTCGGCTGGCTCGAGGAGGACGGAGCGCGGCTGCCCAGCAGCGAACTGGCCGAACTCGACGAGCACGTCGAGCACATCTCCCAGTCCGGCGGAACCCCCCTGGTCGTCGCCGTGAAGTCCGCAAACGGGACGCGCCGGGTCCTCGGCGTCGTCCATCTCAAGGACATCGTGAAGGAAGGACTGACCGAGAGGTTCGCGGAGCTGCGCGCAATGGGCATCCGCACCGTGATGGTGACCGGTGACAATCCGCTCACCGCCGCGGCGATCGCCAAGGAAGCCGGCGTCGACGACTTCCTCGCCGAGGCGACCCCGGAGCAGAAACTCGCCTACATCCGCAAGGAGCAGGACGGCGGCAACCTCGTCGCGATGACCGGTGACGGCACCAACGACGCCCCCGCGCTCGCGCAGGCAGACGTCGGCGTCGCGATGAACACGGGCACCTCGGCGGCGAAAGAGGCCGGCAACATGGTCGATCTCGACTCCGACCCGACCAAACTCATCGACATCGTCGCCATCGGCAAGCAACTGCTCATCACCCGGGGAGCGCTCACCACGTTCTCGATCGCCAACGACATCGCGAAATACTTCGCGATCATCCCCGCGATCTTCATGGGCGTGTTCCCGCAACTCGCGGCGCTGAACATCATGGGGCTGCACTCACCGGCATCCGCCGTGCTGTCCGCGGTGATCTTCAACGCGATCGTGATCGTCTTCCTCGTTCCTCTCGCCCTGCGCGGCGTGAAGTACAGGCCGATGAATGCATCGAAGATCCTCGGCCGCAACCTTGCCGTCTACGG